A single region of the Oryzias melastigma strain HK-1 linkage group LG23, ASM292280v2, whole genome shotgun sequence genome encodes:
- the ptger1b gene encoding prostaglandin E receptor 1b (subtype EP1) — MEAPSPAGMLAVQRFNSSGAAAPSSYTAMLHKPDMKGLVAHNATAPRSPTSASLNMTLGILFNMVALIILVKAYNRFRRRSKATFLLFASSLVATDLAGHIISGSLVLSRYSASTSSSNNVTSCFQGDPDNPDASCQFLGGCMVFFGLCPLFLGCAMAAERCLGITMPLLHARLVTTARTKMALALIWFLALFVALLPFFHLGDYTYQYPWTWCFIRVMHGTKATDLAFMILFSALALSSLAVAFVCNTVSGITLVKARLRTRCPSQRFSARSHDTEMVVQLVGIMVTSCICWSPLLVFGLISATLSYTGALDNDKTNNYSKLMVTGVRMATWNQILDPWVYILLRRAVLRRIYRITKKQASFKGKTFRSSRWEINSLSNSTKNSVKKI; from the exons ATGGAAGCTCCCAGTCCAGCTGGGATGCTGGCCGTTCAGCGCTTCAACTCCTCGGGCGCCGCCGCTCCCTCTAGCTATACGGCCATGCTCCACAAACCTGACATGAAGGGCTTAGTGGCGCACAACGCCACGGCTCCGCGCAGCCCGACTTCAGCCAGCCTCAACATGACCCTGGGCATCCTGTTCAACATGGTGGCCCTCATCATCCTGGTCAAGGCCTACAACCGCTTTCGCCGCAGGTCAAAGGCCACCTTCCTGCTCTTTGCCAGCTCGCTTGTGGCCACGGATCTGGCTGGACATATTATCTCTGGCTCTCTGGTCCTGAGTAGATACTCGGCGAGCACCAGCTCCTCCAACAACGTGACTTCCTGCTTCCAGGGGGATCCTGACAATCCAGATGCCTCCTGTCAGTTTCTGGGAGGCTGCATGGTGTTTTTTGGCCTGTGCCCACTTTTTCTGGGCTGCGCCATGGCTGCGGAGCGCTGCCTGGGCATCACCATGCCTTTGCTGCACGCTCGCCTGGTGACCACAGCGAGGACGAAAATGGCTCTTGCCCTCATCTGGTTCCTGGCCTTGTTTGTAGCCCTGCTGCCCTTCTTCCACCTCGGTGACTACACTTACCAATACCCATGGACGTGGTGCTTCATCAGGGTGATGCACGGCACCAAAGCCACGGATCTGGCCTTCATGATACTGTTCTCCGCTCTGGCTCTGAGCTCTCTGGCTGTGGCCTTTGTGTGCAACACCGTCAGCGGGATCACGCTGGTGAAAGCCCGGCTCAGGACCAGGTGCCCCTCCCAGCGCTTCTCCGCCAGGTCTCACGATACAGAGATGGTGGTGCAGCTTGTGGGCATCATGGTCACATCCTGCATCTGCTGGAGCCCTCTACTG gtcTTTGGGCTGATCTCAGCCACCCTCTCCTACACTGGCGCTCTGGACAATGACAAAACCAACAACTACAGCAAGCTGATGGTGACCGGTGTCAGAATGGCCACCTGGAACCAGATCCTGGACCCCTGGGTCTACATCCTGCTGCGGCGGGCCGTCCTCAGAAGAATCTACCGCATTACTAAAAAGCAGGCCAGTTTCAAGGGTAAAACCTTCCGCTCCAGTCGCTGGGAGATCAACTCCCTCTCGAACTCTACAAAAAACAGCGTCAAGAAGatttaa